AGCTGCGGTCGTGGTCGTTGCCGTCCTCGCAGGCGCTGCCTGGTGGCTGACTGGACGTGGTGGAGCAGCAGCCCGGCAACCGTTGCCCGTGGCTGCCACGTCCGGTAGTGCTTCGACATCTACCGCTGCTCGAACGACGCGACCCTCTGATAAGGCTGCCAACAGCAGCACGGCGACTTCAGCCGCCGCCAGCGTCGATGCCGCGTCTACCGCGGTGTCTCCGGAGACGGCTGCTGCGGCCAAGGCAAGCGACAGCGCAACGGCGAAGGCGGCGCAGCAGTATCCCGGTGCTCCCGCAGTCGCGATCCAGCCTTCGGTCAACCAGCTCAAGCCTCATCACAAGTACATCGCGCTCACTCTGGACGACGGCTACAACTTCCAGCCAGACATGCTCGCGTTCCTCAAGCAGCACGACATTCGCTGCACGACCTTCCTGGTCGGCTCGTGGGCCGCATCTCACAAGGCCGACCTCAAACTAATGCGCGACGCCGGCTTCGAGATCGGCAACCATTCGTGGACCCATCCGTTCCTCACCCGGATGTCCGCCAGCCAGATTCAAAGCGAGCTATCCCGCACTCAGCAGGTCATATCCTCGGTCACTGGCAACCAGGCGCCGTATCTCAGGCCGCCATTCGGCGACACAAACCCCAAAGTGAAGGCAGCTGCGGCAGCTCTAGGCTACCGAATCGTCATGTGGGATAGGACGTTCGGCGACTCAGGCCGAGGCGCCACGCCCAAGAAGCTCTACGCCAACGTGGTCACAAGCAACGGGGGCGTGCAGCCGGGAGACGTGATTCTGTGCCATTGGGGCTCGAAGCCGTCGTTCGAAGCGCTCAAGCAGATCGTGCCGGACCTGCAGGCACAAGGCTTCCAGTTCGTGACGATCTCGGAGCTGATCGCCGACTCCAAGCCCGCGAAGTAGCGCATCCATGCGCGCCACACAGGAGTGGCGCAGCAACCATGCCGCCGACAGACCGCCAGCTCAGGCCCTCTTTCCCTCGCGCCCATATGCGTGATAATACATCTTATGTCACTTAGCGATTTCGAGCCGCGACACCCTGGCAAGGATGGGTCTTTTCGCGTGGAAGACAGCGCAGTGTGGCGCCAGAGAAGCCCTACTCGACGCCGGTGTCGCCCAACTCGGCGCCGTCGACATACGCGAGCTCGAACTCTGACTTGGTCATGTCGACGAGATCCTCGTTGATTCGTTCGATCAGATCGCGCGCCTCGGACTGCGTCGCGCACGTCGCGATGCGCACGACGGTATCCGGATCGTCGAGCCGGACGGCCTCGACATGCCACAGCTCGACCTCGTCGCCGGGGTTCGGTGACGGCTGGCGGTACAGGATGTCGTCGTGCCACTCGAGGTCGAAGTTCTCGGTGGTGTCTAGGCGCGTCAGCCGCAGACGCCAGAACTCGTCGGCGTTTCCTATGACCCTGATCACCGCACGCCTACTTCTGCACCTGGACGTTGGCGGTGTTGTTCACGACGTAGCCCATCTTGCCGTCCTTCGAGTCCCGCAGCTGGAGCCAACCGCTCACGGTGGTACCCATCAGGATGAGCTGCTCGCCCTTCTTCAGAGTGCGTACGGCGGCGGCGCTGGCGGCAGGCGTCGTGTGCAAGACGACACCGTCAGTAAGCACGGCGACGGTCTTTCCTCCAACCACAGCGACGACCTGGGTGCTGTTGACGCTGCCCGAGGCCTCGGTGCTTGCGGTCTTCTTGACTCTCGAAGCGTTCTTGTACTCCCCGTACCAGCCATTGACCGTGACCAGCAACACGGCAATTACCGCAATGCCAATCAACGCCCTGACTATCTTGCCCAGTCCGCTCACAGATACAGCCCCCCACCGTAGACTGCAGAATCCTCAAGGCCACAAGCCTCACACACACTTTGAACTGCCGAGATGGCAGCTCGGTAGTATGTTTCCACAGCGTCAAGATCGATGCAGCCAAGTGCATCGAGAGCTGCCTCACCTCGCAGGTCATCCCCCACCCGACCTGCTTCCCTGCTGATGAGGAAGGCCGCGTCGGCAAGCGCCTCGGCTGCAGGAATCAGACGACCCGGCAGCGCGGTGATATCCAACTCT
This is a stretch of genomic DNA from Coriobacteriia bacterium. It encodes these proteins:
- a CDS encoding polysaccharide deacetylase family protein; protein product: MVVAVLAGAAWWLTGRGGAAARQPLPVAATSGSASTSTAARTTRPSDKAANSSTATSAAASVDAASTAVSPETAAAAKASDSATAKAAQQYPGAPAVAIQPSVNQLKPHHKYIALTLDDGYNFQPDMLAFLKQHDIRCTTFLVGSWAASHKADLKLMRDAGFEIGNHSWTHPFLTRMSASQIQSELSRTQQVISSVTGNQAPYLRPPFGDTNPKVKAAAAALGYRIVMWDRTFGDSGRGATPKKLYANVVTSNGGVQPGDVILCHWGSKPSFEALKQIVPDLQAQGFQFVTISELIADSKPAK
- a CDS encoding SH3 domain-containing protein translates to MSGLGKIVRALIGIAVIAVLLVTVNGWYGEYKNASRVKKTASTEASGSVNSTQVVAVVGGKTVAVLTDGVVLHTTPAASAAAVRTLKKGEQLILMGTTVSGWLQLRDSKDGKMGYVVNNTANVQVQK